From the Companilactobacillus ginsenosidimutans genome, the window TTTGTTTCATATTTCTAAAACATAATCCAATCGCAACCATAATGTTGCTGGCAATCATTCCAGTTATTGGAACAATTTGAGATGGAATGAATTTAATTGAACCAGTAAACACAAGTATTGCCAGTGTTATAACGGTGTCAATTCCAATTGCAAAAAGTGAAATTTGAACTGCCTTTGGAATTCCATTTCCACGTTTACCAGCGTTCCAACCAGCATTTAAAACGATGATCAAGAAGCAGGCGAGAGTCAGCCAGACATCATTTGCTTTGATAACGAATTTCAAAACATATCCAACAATTGTCAGTTGAACAATAGCTCTTATAACGCCGATTAATATATCTTTATTGAATCGTAATTTTTCTGTATATCCTATTACTAATGCAATTATTACCAACATAAATCCTAAAGCTAGAGTTTGATTTGAAACGGTCAAATTAGTCATTTTTAATTCCCCCCTTTTCAATCGTAATTTTACGAGTTGCCGCAGAAATTTCTGCATCATCATGAGTCACACGTAGGACCGTAACGCCCTCATCACGATTAAAGTGATCAATTAACGAACGAACAATATTCTTATTATCCGCGTCCAAACCTGTGGTAACTTCATCAGTTATCAATACTTCTGGTGGAAAAATCAAATTACGCAGCAAAGCAATCCGTTGTTTCTCCCCACCCGATACATCATTCACACTTTTTTCGATGTATTTCTCTGTTAAGTTAACCATTTCCAAATAACTAGTTACTTTAGCACGGTCAAATTCCTGCTTACGTACTAAGAATGGAAACTCCAAGTTATCTTTAACAGTTTTTCCAAACAACGTCGGTTGTTGAAAAGCATATGAGACCTTTTGACGATATGTTGTTGGATCATACTCCCGCAAATTTTTCCCGTTGAATAGAACTTCCCCAGAGGTAGCGTTAATCATCGACGCAATAATACGCATCAAAGTGCTTTTGCCACTTCCAGACGGACCTACAAAAGTTAGATAGGAATTCCGTTCGACATTCAAGTTGATGTCAGTCAATATTTTTTGATCATCAACTTGGTAATTTAGGCTTTTAACTTGAATTATGTTATCCAATGGCTTTCTCCCTAAAAAAAATTTCTCTTTAAGAGTTTAATCTTTTTTACTACTATTAGCGAGAGAATAAGCATATCAAAAATTAGATATTTTTAATCATTTTATAATTTAAGGGTTGACAATCTCTCAGAATGGGACTAAATTACAAGCAATCATTAATTTAATCAAAAACGTTCAACAGGAAACAAGCAATTCAGAGTATCTCAGAAAGTTGCCGGTAGATGCGAGACAACAACATACAAGAATAGCTTAATCGCCTGTCAGTTGCATTTCAAAAGGATTATCCAAGTAGAAAATGCTGGTTGCACCCATTATCGTGCCGACAAATTGTTCGCAGTTTGTTTAAGGTGACATTAGTAATAATGGCACGAATAAAGGTGGTAACACGTGAGAACGTCCTTTGACGACATAAGTCGGCTTAGGGCGTTCTTTTTTTAGTAACTCTAGTTGCTTCGCAACGTAGAGTTACTTATGCAGACGTGAGCGTCTGCGTTCCATTGCACCTTTCCCTAAACTGCGATCAACCAACGCAATTAGATTAAATTAAAATTAAAAAAATAAAAGAGGTGGTTCCAAATGGAAAGCAATATTAGCAACATTTCAAACGATGGTCAGATTCAGATTCAAAACAAAAATATAAAATCCTATGGAGGAACCACTTATGACTACTACAAATACAACTACTACAAAGAAAGCAACAAATAACACACTAACAGATGATCAACAAAATTTTGCCAACGCATTAACGAACGCCTTTAACACACGTGAGCCTTTAACAGAAGCAGATTGGAGCGATTACGCACCTGATGAAAATACTGCCCATCATGTTCAAGAAGCCTTTACTCGTTTGAAGAAAGGTGAAGTTGGTGGATATAAAGTCTCATTAACAAGTAAACAAACACAAGATATGTTCGATTCAACAGAACCACTCTACGGTGCAGAAATGAAAGACAGATTCTTGAAAGCTCCAGCAACAGTAAATCTAAACGATTTAATGGATCCACTAGTTGAGGTTGAAATGTGCTTTAAAGCTAAAGAAGATTTGAGCCCCAATGACACACTAGAAGATTTGATGAACAAAACAACCGTAGCACCAGCCTTGGAGGTTCCCGATTCAAGATTTAAAGACTGGTTCCCTAGCCTATCAAAATACATGGTAATGTCAGACGGTGCCGTTAGTGGCTTAGTCGTTTACGGTGAAGAATTTGATACCAACAAGTTCGAAAATGTCGACGCATTGGAAAATGTCACAGCAACTTTGTACCATGACAACGAAAACTTGAAGTCAGGCAAGTCATCAGAAGTTTTAGGAAACCCACTTAAATCATTACAATGGCTAGTAAATAAATTAGATGAACAAGGTAAAACATTGTTGAAGGATCAACGAGTATCGTCAGGTACTTTCGTATTACCACCATCATTAACAAAAGGTGAATGGCACGCAACTTTCGATAATGGCTTGGGTACCGTTAACCTTAATGTTAAATAAATTGAATCAATGAAAAGTACTTAGGAACAAATACCGAAATACCAACATATATAG encodes:
- a CDS encoding ABC transporter permease, whose translation is MTNLTVSNQTLALGFMLVIIALVIGYTEKLRFNKDILIGVIRAIVQLTIVGYVLKFVIKANDVWLTLACFLIIVLNAGWNAGKRGNGIPKAVQISLFAIGIDTVITLAILVFTGSIKFIPSQIVPITGMIASNIMVAIGLCFRNMKQTFSDRHQQVLEKLALGADIKLASIDILRDSIKSGVQPTIDSIKTLGLVSLPGMMSGLIFAGVDPVKAIKYQIMIAFMLLGSTSLGSIISCYLAYKQFYNEEKQLNVKLFS
- a CDS encoding ABC transporter ATP-binding protein — its product is MDNIIQVKSLNYQVDDQKILTDINLNVERNSYLTFVGPSGSGKSTLMRIIASMINATSGEVLFNGKNLREYDPTTYRQKVSYAFQQPTLFGKTVKDNLEFPFLVRKQEFDRAKVTSYLEMVNLTEKYIEKSVNDVSGGEKQRIALLRNLIFPPEVLITDEVTTGLDADNKNIVRSLIDHFNRDEGVTVLRVTHDDAEISAATRKITIEKGGIKND
- a CDS encoding 2-keto-4-pentenoate hydratase; the encoded protein is MTTTNTTTTKKATNNTLTDDQQNFANALTNAFNTREPLTEADWSDYAPDENTAHHVQEAFTRLKKGEVGGYKVSLTSKQTQDMFDSTEPLYGAEMKDRFLKAPATVNLNDLMDPLVEVEMCFKAKEDLSPNDTLEDLMNKTTVAPALEVPDSRFKDWFPSLSKYMVMSDGAVSGLVVYGEEFDTNKFENVDALENVTATLYHDNENLKSGKSSEVLGNPLKSLQWLVNKLDEQGKTLLKDQRVSSGTFVLPPSLTKGEWHATFDNGLGTVNLNVK